In Ptychodera flava strain L36383 chromosome 21, AS_Pfla_20210202, whole genome shotgun sequence, a genomic segment contains:
- the LOC139121392 gene encoding uncharacterized protein has protein sequence MVFYHSLQAKVKAVVQMVNEKMATISAVHEKYKELYGASQQAAANNRRAANEKRKKKKRAAISASLNTNPHVKQSAEERWQRTSTQLTLSLYSTDKKGETKVLSRYLHVPNQKDMGSAYCHP, from the exons ATGGTTTTCTACCACTCTCTACAAGCCAAGGTCAAGGCAGTTGTGCAAATGGTAAATgagaaaatggccaccatatcagctgtgcatgaGAAATACAAAGAACTGTACGGAGCTAGCCAGCAGGCAGCAGCCAATAACAGGAGAGCTGCtaacgaaaaaagaaagaagaagaaaagagcTGCGATATCAGCATCACTCAATACCAATCCACATGTCAAGCAAAGTGCCGAAGAGAGATGGCAAAGGACATCCACTCAACTGACATTGTCACTTTATTCAACAGACAAGAAAGGGGAGACAAAG GTGCTCAGCAGGTACCTGCATGTACCGAACCAAAAAGATATGGGATCTGCCTACTGTCATCCATGA